The following are encoded in a window of Oncorhynchus mykiss isolate Arlee chromosome 11, USDA_OmykA_1.1, whole genome shotgun sequence genomic DNA:
- the LOC118937460 gene encoding S-antigen protein-like: METAVLRAGARQSRGQTEQGPDTAGARQSRGQTEQGPDRAGARQSRGQTEQGPDRAGARQSRGQTQQGPDKAGGQTEQGPDRTGARPSRGQTQQGPDTAQWARHSRGPDTAGGQTQWGPDTAGGQTQQGARHSRGPDTVCTLCSKCLEPNAE, translated from the coding sequence GCAGTCCTCAGAGCAGGGGCCAGACAGAGCAGGGGCCAGACAGAGCAGGGGCCAGACACAGCAGGGGCCAGACAGAGCAGGGGCCAGACCGAGCAGGGGCCAGACAGAGCAGGGGCCAGACAGAGCAGGGGCCAGACAGAGCAGGGGCCAGACCGAGCAGGGGCCAGACAGAGCAGGGGCCAGACACAGCAGGGGCCAGACAAAGCAGGGGGCCAGACAGAGCAGGGGCCAGACAGAACAGGGGCCAGACCGAGCAGGGGCCAGACACAGCAGGGGCCAGACACAGCACAGTGGGCCAGGCACAGCAGGGGGCCAGACACAGCAGGGGGCCAGACACAGTGGGGGCCAGACACAGCAGGGGGCCAGACACAGCAGGGGGCCAGACACAGCAGGGGTCCAGACACAGTGTGTACACTCTGTTCTAAATGCCTGGAGCCTAATGCAGAGTAA